Genomic DNA from Lactuca sativa cultivar Salinas chromosome 8, Lsat_Salinas_v11, whole genome shotgun sequence:
AAATTTGATAAGGCAACTATACTCTGTGATACAATCCAGATGCTAAATGATTTGACTGCTCAAGTCAGCAGATTAAAATCTGAGTATACAACACTCACTGAAGAATCCCGTGAGGTAACTTtccaaattttattattttttttagaaataatTAAGTAAAATCACACATTCATGACTTTTTGCTATTATAAGTCAAAACACATGTATCTGTAAAGTAGAAGATTTagtttgaattttgaaaacaatcGGTTAGTGTTTGGTTAATTTTGTATGATGGAATTGGGGAAAGGTTGGAATGGAATGAGAAAAACTTGTTTGTTTTGCATGGTGGAATGGAATAGATGATTCTTGAAGGAATGTGATTCCTTCCATTTGTTAAATTTCATTCCACCATGGTATAATATAGAAATTGGCATTATAACTCATATTTATTCGTGTGAATTTTAAATGACacagatattaaaaaaaaataaaaaaattcattgttttgattaatttacagttttgttttataaaaataaatagaaaGTATAGTGTTTtgttacattttttatttttgtaaataaaaattTCATTAAATCATAAGTAAATAATGTATATTGTAGAGCATTTAATGAGCCGGGACGAAAGTTGTGACCTTTGGTAAACCACAGGGACCGTTTATGTAACATTGTcttctttctattacaacattgtagtttcaacttttttcttattaagaAAATGTAGTTTGGATAATTTACCCAATTATAACATTGTATTCTCACCTTTTTCTTATTAATCTATCtaattataaatatatgatatattgACATTGGTTGAATTGAAATATTGAATGATAATAGTTGACTCAAGAGAAGCATGATTTAAGAGAAGAAAAAGCATCCTTAAAATCAGATATTGAAAACCTTAACCTTCAATACCAACAAAGGGTTAGGGCTAGTAGTAGTATATACCCATGGGGGGGTCATATGGACCAATCAGTTGTAATGCaaccccacccccacccccacccaccTACCTACCCCTACCCTATCCCTATGCAAATGCCAATGCCACCTATGCACCACCCACCCATCCAACCCTACCCTTTTTTTGGCAACCAAAATCCCTCAAACCCGTGTTCCACTTTCTTTCAATACGTATCTCCACCACCTGTTCACCAACCCAGTAGTAGGTCCCACGTCTCTACCAGACAACCTTCTAAAAATAAGTCATCAAGTGGAAAAAATGAGGACTCTAATGATGTTGCTACTGAATTGGAGCTCAAGATGCCTGGATCTACACTAGATCAGGTTACATTTTCTTCTATTTCTTGCATATAGATATAACTGGGTGTTAAGAGTAAAAATGATgatgtttcatatatattgtaTACTGTAGGAGGGGTCAGGGGGTGAATCAAAGTTGAAGAAATCACATAGGAAGGAGAATAGCATCTCAGATGAGAGCTCTCTTAGTCCTAGTGGCTGTTCATCATCTCATACTGTACAAGCCAGCTCATCAAATAGTGTCGTTGGCGGCCTCAATGGTAATGGTGGTGGTCACCGCTAGGACCACCGCCATGCCACCACCACTTTGCATAGATTCCTAACTTTTCACTCTCACAAGTCACAAACAAAACACAGGTActtcaaaaaaaaagtttaaatccaCTTTTTTGGTCAATTATACGGttacatgatgatgatgatgacatgtGTTTATCGTATCGGCTCCTTGTATGTATAATGTATGTAACTATTGTTTTATTAGAAGAAAAATAAAGGAAGTTATTTAATGTATGATTTGGATCAAATATGAATTATAGCCTAGgcaatttaattaatattttatagcATATAATATAAGGCAtgtttattattttggatttcattTTTTTCTCCTTGGTCgttgcattttttttttgttgttgaaaCGGCCTTGCGTATTGCATGTGACGAGATTCATATCTCAATCTTTAATACTTGattattttcatgtaacttgGAATTGGTTTTGGGTTatagtttttatattttatatataaattaatttatgg
This window encodes:
- the LOC111879222 gene encoding transcription factor bHLH121 → MDNRLPPNSEKFHLAPPDNRPPPNQLNAELRPGFEHKDRKLQKADREKLRRDRLNEQFTELGKTLDPDRPKFDKATILCDTIQMLNDLTAQVSRLKSEYTTLTEESRELTQEKHDLREEKASLKSDIENLNLQYQQRVRASSSIYPWGGHMDQSVVMQPHPHPHPPTYPYPIPMQMPMPPMHHPPIQPYPFFGNQNPSNPCSTFFQYVSPPPVHQPSSRSHVSTRQPSKNKSSSGKNEDSNDVATELELKMPGSTLDQEGSGGESKLKKSHRKENSISDESSLSPSGCSSSHTVQASSSNSVVGGLNGNGGGHR